From the genome of Chanodichthys erythropterus isolate Z2021 chromosome 17, ASM2448905v1, whole genome shotgun sequence:
TGTATTCTTAATGTACAAatgcataaagaaaaacaagaactgaTGAAAAAAATCCTTATTCATTCTTTATTCATCCTTATTTCATTTCTATTCACAAGAAATTTAAGGTCTGGCTGTTGTTCACTGGCTGATAAGAGTTTGTCCGTAAGacgaaaacattgcacttttttttatagtctttttatactccgttgcacctttttaacactttttatagcacctatttatactcagagaataaacgttttatattattattaccttttaatttggtaagaatccaaaaatctttttttttctttttcacaatCTCATGAATTATCTAACTATAACCAACTGTTACGGATGTtggtgtagagagacgaggcagatacggatttccacaaagtataaagactttaatataaacaagggcaggaacaccaaacatacactaaacactacagagaacggacaaggagtgcagggagtgagtgcaatatatggggagtgctgacaatagagtccaggtgcaggtgatgagtgctgatgaggagcagacgagggaagtgagtgcaggtgtggaaacaggaggatcatgggatatggagtccaggaagacaagggatctgtgacagtacctccccctcccggtaggcgcgacctcgcgccgtaaatagaataaccgggagggggggcgggcgccctggagacctcatgcaggtgccgggggatgagtggactggagtggaggtctccagggcggatccatgatccatggcgggtcaggagccttggcaggccacggcgggtcaggagccttggcaggccacggcgggtcaggagccttggcaggccacggcgggtcaggagccttggcaggccacggcgggtcaggagccttggcaggccacggcgggtcaggagccttggcaggccacgtcagaggcccacccacatgtgtggcgcccacatgtcccccacccacgggttcttggcccccccccaaaaaatacttggagAGGTTAAGGATCATATAGAGGAGTCCAAGGAATAAGGTCAatgtgtgggtggaggagcatggagctggtttggcggcggagactggagaacttggctcggcggcggagactggagaacttggctcggcggcggagactggagaacttggctcggcggcggagactggagaacttggctcggcggcggagactggagaacttggctcggcggcggagactggagaacttggctcggcggcggagactggagaacttggctcggcggcggagactggagaacttggctcgtcggcggagactggagaacttggctcggcggcggagactggagaacttggctcggcggcggagactggagaacttggctcggcggcggagactggagaacttggctcggcggcggagactggagaacttggctcggcggcggagactggagaacttggctcggcggcggagactggagaacttggctcggcggcggagactggagaacttggctcggcggcggagactggagaacttggctcggcggcggagactggagcgcctggctcggcggcggagactggagaacttggctcggcggcggcgactggagaggcaggctcggcggcggcggctggagcggcaggctcggcggcggcggctggagcggcaggctcggcggcggcggcggctggagctgagggctcgtaggcggcggctggagctgagggctcgtaggcggcggctggagctgagggctcgtaggcggcggctggagctgagggctcggcggcggcggctggagctgagggctcgtaggcggcggctggagctgagggctcgtaggcggcggctggagctgagggctcgtaggcggcggctggagctgagggctcgtaggcggcggctggagctgagggctcgtaggcggcggctggagctgagggctcgtaggcggcggctggagctgagggctcgtaggcggcggctggagctgagggctcgtaggcggcggctggagctgagggctcgtaggcggcggctggagctgagggctcgttcattccctcaaatacaattaagatccccacaggcactggagctggctctgtggggactggagcggactctggagatcttggagcgggctctggagagaccgGAGCGGGCCCCGGAGAGAccggagcgggttctggagagACCGGGGCggcttgcttcctcctcctccgcttacgggACCCAGTGGAGGAGTGTGGGTTCCGTGTGGTCCAGGAAGTCAGCTCACTGGAGGGATATGTGGAGGAAGAAGGAGTCTGACCAACTGGCCTGGCCACCTCTGTTTCTGGAGGGACTGGACGGGATTGACACTTATCCTGAACCTCATCGACAAAGAAATTAGATccgtttaaatataaaattagatTAATGGTTTCGCTCAAGGAAAAGGAATTTTCAGGTTCATCCAAACGGATAGTGTcatcgtccagtccatccagaaacagggcgtTCAAAAGTGCATCTGACCAGTTAGTCAGGAAAGCAAGCTctacaaactcctccacatacctctccagtgaacggcCAACCTGGAAGAGCCCGATGAGCCGGTCGGCCGCAGATGTAATTGCGAGAGGCTGAGAAGGAGTTGGAGCCTCGGGGATGAGGAAAATTCCCATCTTATCCTTTGTGGATATCCAGCGGTaagggtccgttcttctgttacggatgttggtgtagagagacgaggcagatacggatttccacaaagtataaagactttaatataaacaagggcaggaacaccaaacatacactaaacactacagagaacggacaaggagtgcagggagtgagtgcaatatatggggagtgctgacaatagagtccaggtgcaggtgatgagtgctgatgaggagcagacgagggaagtgagtgcaggtgtggaaacaggaggatcatgggatatggagtccaggaagacaagggatctgtgacaccaacgttgtaaacatgataaataagatattctccgtgagctcaatgatgtgatgacagatctgtaatgggagtgctgcttgctttctgtttataacacattgacattaagaataaaaggtttgtttttcatgatgctcggcaacttacacactgcaaagtttgaggaatgtcaactgcatttcatcatggaaaaataaggttactttgttttttacttgcgcgcacagtctcgagcctttgatggcgttcacgaacacaagtgctcgacacatgcgcactagagagattcatgcttgtctagtctttttcgctcaaatagttacaataaaatgtctttgtacttgtttaaaattagagTTGCTGGAATCTTTTAATCCCCTCAAACGAGCGCTCTTCAACACAGTCGGCtattgtgtttgttgttacCATAGGGTTGTTACTCTTGTTCCGTCTTAtccgtttcttttcagactgaaacaacagcccgtttcagtgctgacaccttgtggacaaactaaattagtgcaaaaactattcaatgcgcgcgtgcaaagtgccttcagtttatattgttctttgcgGTTAGAAAAACTGTGCTGCGCGCGTACACTATATGCGTTCTCTGCTGATGATTACAGCGTCACGTGCACTGTACGCCTACCCTAgtgtacgtgtaaaaaaacgaagtaatattcacgctaattttggacgcaaattataataaatatacatttatatgtagcatgatGCGGGCCACAAATTTAATGCTGACGGGCCGGATGCGGCCCGTGGGCCGCCTGTTGAGTACCCCTGCTCTAGTGCATAGTTCATAGTTTGTGACTAAAGCAATATGGCACAAAATTGGAAAAATTGAGCTGAAAGAATGTTGTTTTTAAGTACTCTTAATTCAACTTTACAGAATTGTGATGGTGACGAGTTTTTGTTTCTGGGGGGTGATTTTAATTGTACATAGAATAACCTTGATCGGAATCACATTGAACCCCATGAACCCTCCCACAAAAGACTTATACAAGTTATTAAAACGCATGAGTTGTGTGACATATGGAGACATTTTAATGGCAATTTAAGACAATATACTTGGTCTCATATTCGTGACAATGCTCTATCTTTGGCTAGGTTGGACAGATTTTATGGTTTTAAACATCACTGTGGTATTTTTAGCAAGTGTTTTATTGTTCCTCTTAGATTTTCTGATCACAGTATGGTGTGctgttcttttattttaaattctattaAACCAAGTAGTGCTTACTGGCATTTTAATAGTACTCTGCTAAATGATAAAAATTTTAAGGAAACTTTTAAGTGTTTTtgggaaacaatggagtttgaaactcactgtatgtcttttccatgtactgaactcttgttatttaactatgcctatataaattcaatttttaattctagggcacctttaataaataaaaatacatcaaCAAATCAAATACATCAGTAAAAGCACAGATAGCCTATAAAATATTACTTATAAATACTAATTTTCATTAATACttgtgtaaaaatacaaaagtaattgatttttaatgtacttaagtattaaaagtaaaaagtactGTTTGAACTGTTTATTATATATTCTAGCCAATACTAGTCATTGgtcagcaataataaaaaaagattagtGATATTAGTCATTTAATGTATATTGATCTACAAATAAGCaaaccttttattttattacaaacatttattatacattttttcttgttaattatatacatttacagCAGATTTACTTCACAAATAACTGACAGTCAGGACATAAATAAGACTTTAATTTACAAATTTTCTGCCATTCAAGCTCATGCACAAAAAGCAGCATAAACAACAGAACACAAGGATTCacacatcatcacatcacacaccTGCAGAGCTTCTGCGAACAGAGAAAAACAGAATACAATTATGTATGAGGAATAAATGGGCCTATAAACAAGATATATTTCACTTAAATAACAGTTTAACAAAACAAAGGATAAAATGGTGTGACAAGTAATATGTGTgagttttggtttatttttgtgACATGCTCCACAAAGAAGTTCACTGAAAGGAGACAGAGACatatcctgtttgttttctttattttacaaaagaacatttttttttttttttttttttgtgattgtatGCAAATTATAACACACCCTTTACAGTTTCGAATGATGTCTTACACTGTATGACCAGAAATtatgagtgctttgtttgtctTTATGTGGCTGGCAGCTGGCAGGAATAGAGATGGTGATATATTTCGTTTGCTTTTAGACTCAGAAGTCCAGATGATCTTCAGCAAAAGCCGTCTCCAGCACCACCAGCAGAGACTGCTTCAGCTTCTTCTTAAACTCATCACACATGAATACATAGAGAATGGGGTTCAGACAGCTGTTGAGATGAACCAGGAAGCTTACTACAATATTAATTTTTGAAAGAACCTCTTTAGCAGAATCACTCCACTGATTCTCTTTTGCACTTATGATATAAAATCTGTAGACATGAAAAGGAAGCCAGCATATGAAAAATGCCAGGACCACAGCTATAATGACCCGGTAAGACCTGAACTGATTCTCCTTTTTGAGACGTTTGACTCGCACACCAATAGCTATATATGAAGATGCAATGATCAGGAAGGGGATGACAAAGCCCATTATGAAAATGTATGTGATCTGAAACTTGTAGTATTGAATAGGATAGCTTCCTTCACTCTCCTCTGCTAAGCGATTGATGAATGCAGGGATGCAGCCGCTGATGGATAAAACCCACACAATTATGCAGATGATTCTGGCTTTGAATACGGTTCGATTATTACGAGACCACACAACCATCCATGTGCACAGGCATCGGTCCAGACTAATAGTTGTCAGCAGCAAAATGCTAGCAGATGAGGTTAGGTCAATTATGAACCAGAGAAATGCGTTCTTGGATGTATCATCATGCCAGATACTGTGCATGTCTAAAAGTGCTCTTATGAATATAGATAAGGAGAAGATGAAGTCTGCAATCGCCAAGTTGAGGAACCAAATGGAGTTGACTGTCGTCTTCATTTTGTAACCAGTCACAAATATGACGAGCCCATTTCCAATGAGACTTACAACAAGGATGGCaaagtaaatgcatgttatgaAGATGTCAATGCCTGAGAAGATCTCTGTCTGCACTGTGGAATTGTCCATAGTGATTCTGGTCATATTTTGAATTCCAATAGTAGTGCTTGCTACAtgaaaacaagagaaaaaaatacagtgaGTTTTGGTTTCTGGAATCTGAATATTTGTTATGCCACATTTCACATGCAACATCTACCCCAGTTTAACACTCTCatcagtttatttaattttctattttctattttttttttttttttttttttttttttttttttttttctattctaCAATGTCCAACAGTAGATAACAGGACTGCATTACAGGAATTTTTTTATTGTCCTAAATGTTTAAACCGCATGTACTGTATCTAtgcaaacacataaaataaaaaataaataaattctccTTTCACATAAGAGGACACAATTACAGTTGGCCTAAAAAGGcatttaaaatagtaataaatcAAAAC
Proteins encoded in this window:
- the LOC137004222 gene encoding C3a anaphylatoxin chemotactic receptor-like — translated: MTRITMDNSTVQTEIFSGIDIFITCIYFAILVVSLIGNGLVIFVTGYKMKTTVNSIWFLNLAIADFIFSLSIFIRALLDMHSIWHDDTSKNAFLWFIIDLTSSASILLLTTISLDRCLCTWMVVWSRNNRTVFKARIICIIVWVLSISGCIPAFINRLAEESEGSYPIQYYKFQITYIFIMGFVIPFLIIASSYIAIGVRVKRLKKENQFRSYRVIIAVVLAFFICWLPFHVYRFYIISAKENQWSDSAKEVLSKINIVVSFLVHLNSCLNPILYVFMCDEFKKKLKQSLLVVLETAFAEDHLDF